From a region of the Salvia hispanica cultivar TCC Black 2014 unplaced genomic scaffold, UniMelb_Shisp_WGS_1.0 HiC_scaffold_375, whole genome shotgun sequence genome:
- the LOC125199096 gene encoding 26S proteasome non-ATPase regulatory subunit 10-like, translated as MAGALVIEAGASGNLNRLKAIRKKVKDEREFLKICDECSEFSTGRTVLHHAAAIGHYEICKFLIHNVKVYVNPMDYKSLTPLHLAVLKGNRELIELLLVKRAHIEAESLDGTPLQVAVSCGNAEAVKCLLSHGANPNRFYEVVDCPLVCAVKSRSFECMNLLLEVCLVKWKYPSCLGFVRD; from the exons ATGGCAGGTGCATTGGTTATCGAGGCTGGGGCTAGTGGAAACCTTAACCGACTCAAGG CAATTAGAAAGAAGGTGAAAGATGAAAGAGAGTTCCTCAAAATATGCGATGAATGCAGCGAATTCTCCACTGGCCGGACTGTCCTGCATCACGCGGCTGCAATCGGACATTATGAGATTTGCAAATTCTTGATACATAACGTCAAAGTTTATGTCAATCCCATGGATTACAAGA GTCTCACTCCCTTGCACTTAGCTGTTCTAAAAG GTAATCGGGAGCTTATCGAGTTGTTGCTGGTGAAGCGTGCTCATATAGAAGCAGAGTCTTTGGATGGAACACCTTTACAAGTTGCTGTTTCTTGTGGAAATGCTGAGGCTGTCAAGTGTCTCTTGTCTCATGGCGCAAAC CCAAACCGTTTTTATGAAGTTGTGGACTGCCCTCTTGTATGTGCAGTCAAGTCTCGCTCATTTGAATGCATGAATTTGCTGCTCGAGGTATGTTTGGTGAAATGGAAATACCCATCTTGTCTAGGTTTTGTTAGAGATTGA